A genome region from Akkermansiaceae bacterium includes the following:
- a CDS encoding DUF4190 domain-containing protein codes for MIQTNGQTILPMPQTRPGPSGLSIASLVLGIIGMVPCLSLFLSPLALIFGIISLVLAKQGQRPKGMAIAGTVLGAFGILFFGVLMVFAHLSTKPKPFVASAPEYETMIGEGLSGSGFHFESGGKRFIACSLHQFDGKAPATMLAPDLETDIPITGQVHEGTDIQVLSYDEKVFPDPSPLIHDGNPSVSVGDPVFLLIDDKAVKAHVTRYSFLEGHWFSAEKPFVGQGGSGSPVVSGLTGKVIGVFLGGEGGDMMTEGYFEDLEMP; via the coding sequence ATGATCCAAACCAACGGCCAAACGATCCTTCCCATGCCCCAGACGCGGCCAGGCCCGTCCGGCCTTTCGATCGCATCGCTCGTGCTCGGCATCATCGGCATGGTTCCCTGCCTGTCGTTGTTCCTTTCGCCGCTGGCGCTGATCTTCGGGATCATCTCCCTGGTCTTGGCCAAGCAGGGCCAGAGACCCAAGGGCATGGCCATCGCGGGAACGGTTCTGGGCGCGTTCGGGATCCTGTTTTTCGGCGTCCTGATGGTTTTCGCGCACCTTTCCACAAAGCCGAAGCCCTTCGTGGCATCGGCCCCGGAATACGAGACGATGATCGGTGAGGGCTTGTCAGGCTCGGGGTTTCACTTCGAGAGCGGCGGCAAGCGTTTCATCGCCTGCTCGCTCCATCAGTTTGATGGCAAGGCGCCGGCCACGATGCTGGCGCCGGATCTTGAGACGGACATCCCGATCACCGGGCAGGTGCATGAGGGAACCGACATCCAGGTGCTTTCCTATGACGAGAAGGTTTTCCCGGATCCATCGCCGCTCATCCATGACGGCAATCCGAGCGTGTCGGTGGGCGATCCGGTGTTTCTGCTGATCGATGACAAGGCCGTGAAGGCGCATGTCACCCGCTATTCCTTCTTGGAAGGGCACTGGTTCAGTGCGGAGAAACCGTTCGTCGGCCAGGGAGGGAGCGGCTCGCCGGTGGTATCCGGCCTGACGGGAAAAGTGATCGGCGTGTTTCTCGGCGGAGAGGGCGGGGATATGATGACCGAAGGTTATTTCGAGGACTTGGAAATGCCTTGA
- the dinB gene encoding DNA polymerase IV — translation MVAASARKIIHIDMDCFYAAIEERDDPSLRGKPLGVGGNGRRGVLTTANYEARKSGCRSAMPVFMALEKCPELRIVPVRFDVYKRDSARIREILSRFTHLIEPLSLDEAYLDVSHNPEPGTIIASRIRQLIREETGLTASAGIAPNKLIAKIASDWKKPDGQFTVSPADAAEFMRGLPLRKIPGVGGKMAEKLSGMGVETCHGYRSTDKFEWVRRLGGYGAELWERCWGRDERPVNPDSPRKSLSIENTFSENLHGLAALGREMKAMLDELEVKLATRHADRKVRSLVVKLKFSDFQRTTAERAHGEMDAGIFRELLEEAESRSGGKPSRLLGVGVRFHDLPEAEQMELF, via the coding sequence ATGGTGGCGGCCAGTGCCCGGAAGATCATCCATATCGACATGGATTGCTTCTACGCGGCCATCGAGGAACGCGATGACCCCTCACTGCGCGGCAAGCCGCTGGGCGTCGGCGGGAACGGCAGGCGCGGTGTGCTCACAACGGCGAACTACGAGGCGCGCAAGTCCGGATGCCGCTCGGCAATGCCGGTTTTCATGGCATTGGAGAAATGCCCGGAGCTGCGCATCGTGCCGGTGCGCTTCGATGTTTACAAACGCGACAGTGCCCGGATCCGGGAGATCCTCTCGCGTTTCACCCACCTCATCGAGCCGCTCTCGCTCGACGAGGCGTATCTGGATGTGAGCCACAACCCGGAGCCCGGCACCATCATCGCCTCGCGCATCCGCCAGCTCATCCGGGAGGAAACGGGGCTGACCGCCTCCGCCGGGATCGCGCCAAACAAGCTGATCGCGAAGATCGCCAGCGATTGGAAAAAGCCCGACGGGCAGTTCACCGTTTCACCGGCGGATGCCGCGGAGTTCATGCGCGGATTGCCGCTGCGGAAAATCCCCGGGGTCGGCGGCAAGATGGCCGAGAAGCTTTCGGGGATGGGTGTTGAGACATGCCACGGATACCGCAGCACGGACAAATTCGAGTGGGTTCGGCGGCTTGGCGGTTATGGGGCGGAGCTCTGGGAGCGCTGCTGGGGACGCGACGAGCGCCCGGTTAACCCAGACAGCCCGCGGAAATCCCTGAGCATCGAAAACACCTTTTCCGAAAACCTCCACGGACTCGCGGCGCTTGGCCGGGAGATGAAGGCCATGCTCGATGAGCTGGAAGTGAAGCTCGCAACCCGGCATGCGGATCGCAAGGTGCGGTCGCTTGTGGTGAAACTGAAGTTTTCCGACTTCCAGCGCACCACGGCGGAACGCGCGCATGGGGAGATGGACGCCGGGATTTTCCGCGAGCTGCTGGAAGAGGCGGAATCGCGCTCCGGCGGCAAGCCCAGCCGGCTGCTTGGCGTCGGCGTCCGCTTCCACGATCTGCCGGAAGCGGAGCAGATGGAGCTTTTCTGA
- the ftsY gene encoding signal recognition particle-docking protein FtsY: MAGFFRKLFNAITDRADVDWDELEANLIAADLGAKLATGITDELHDLGREISAGDVVEVTRRRLSELLPADLPPPAPRADGKPTVILVVGVNGTGKTTSSAKLGLWLKHRGHSVMLAAADTFRAAAVEQLQRWGERLDIPVITGKPNSDPSSVCFAAHEKAVAGQADFLICDTAGRIHTRHNLMEELGKIRRTLAKQDPSAPHITLLVVDASTGSNALNQAREFHKASPLDGLIITKLDGSGKGGIAFNIYEQLGIVPRFIGTGEEPEAFSVFAKDRFVSEVL, translated from the coding sequence ATGGCAGGCTTTTTCAGGAAACTCTTCAACGCGATCACCGACCGCGCCGATGTCGATTGGGACGAGCTGGAGGCCAACCTCATCGCCGCCGACCTTGGCGCCAAGCTGGCCACGGGCATCACCGACGAACTCCACGATCTCGGGCGCGAAATCTCCGCCGGGGATGTGGTGGAAGTCACCCGCAGGCGGCTCTCGGAATTGCTTCCCGCCGATCTCCCCCCGCCCGCCCCGCGCGCCGATGGGAAACCCACGGTGATCCTCGTGGTTGGCGTCAACGGCACGGGCAAAACCACCTCTTCCGCCAAGCTCGGCCTGTGGCTGAAACACCGCGGCCACTCCGTCATGCTTGCCGCCGCGGATACCTTCCGCGCCGCCGCCGTCGAGCAACTCCAGCGCTGGGGCGAACGCCTCGACATCCCCGTCATCACCGGAAAACCCAACTCCGACCCCTCTTCCGTCTGCTTCGCCGCCCACGAAAAGGCCGTCGCCGGACAAGCGGACTTCCTCATCTGCGACACCGCCGGGCGCATCCACACCCGCCACAACCTCATGGAGGAACTCGGGAAAATCCGCCGCACCCTCGCCAAGCAGGATCCATCCGCACCCCACATTACCCTGCTTGTCGTGGATGCCTCCACCGGCTCCAACGCCCTCAACCAAGCCAGGGAATTCCACAAGGCCAGCCCGCTGGACGGCCTCATCATCACCAAGCTCGACGGCTCCGGCAAAGGCGGCATCGCCTTCAACATCTACGAACAGCTCGGCATCGTGCCCCGCTTCATAGGCACCGGCGAGGAACCGGAGGCGTTCTCCGTTTTCGCAAAAGACCGCTTCGTCAGCGAGGTTCTCTAG
- a CDS encoding PDZ domain-containing protein codes for MKQAKPQSPRAIAASWAAIALAFAPSAQAQGEQNYYTPENTPIFNPFPENTGRNGSRPWLVRNLGPVGIGINLIRPGMTMQIHNVEPGSPAEKTGKLKKGQIIESINGRVLEKIDPRIILGDIITEAEAKDGSVVLKIKDEGDVTVNIPVMGAYSPTWPVNCPKSDKIVRNLADLIAKQDAPKWGSVIFLLSTGEDKDLEVVKRWMKDIKNLGGMNWSRGYMGWGLCEYYLRTGDASVLPIIKQETEELRKHMFSGGWSGRGAPASFTYSVGTGQVHASGVNCMTFLIMAKLCGVEVDKYMFDETFSQFYRFAGHGNVAYGNTLPEGGFRDNGKTSGLALGLGAAAMVDPKGEDSVFAKARDNSAMKAFYATNWFHAAHTGGGMGEIWHHAAVSQMREKRPTPYRSYLDTRRWVMDLSRRFDGGIGIAGMDDRYDRSATEDNMDWGTFFALTYTYPRKTLQLFGAPRSKFAKNMPLERPWGNAADDAFHSIEPIPGGGPLTLEDLLNETVVKDASVAAIAALTAPDLADETLLRYIQHPEYDLRSMAMDQVVRRGKVELVVPLLKSDDPRLRQAGLLALTGMFKGSPLPPDKVTPEMLDLAGRMVENPDESWWVALHAINALARANPEVIAKHRERLLEFLDYKCTWLQPAAVVALSKIATDPAHYKTVLPAIVRVSSAFRVDHASYQTSKAISDALKTASPEVKAFASALLKETYASMPPVLAEPNTGAVLGGGGRVVRSRIGDVLRQTPGGEEFVHRIPKTTLASYISGKDEDMYSYDGKFIPNPALVGTWAWAVWPQPANPSEIDKCIANYLKGKKGKDPTKVEGSKDTLQLLDGGKTARSKYFGGYFWSGDMLIGDNDGQALKMELRKVDGVDFLIIEKGGYNVAPVTEEQATAKVPADWHCGFHIYVRQ; via the coding sequence ATGAAACAGGCCAAACCACAATCCCCACGGGCCATCGCCGCCTCCTGGGCAGCCATCGCCCTCGCATTCGCACCCTCCGCACAGGCACAGGGCGAGCAGAACTACTACACGCCGGAGAACACACCGATTTTCAACCCCTTTCCGGAAAACACCGGCCGCAACGGCAGCAGGCCATGGCTTGTCAGGAACCTCGGCCCGGTCGGGATCGGCATCAACCTGATCCGCCCCGGAATGACCATGCAGATCCACAACGTGGAGCCCGGCTCCCCTGCCGAAAAGACCGGCAAGCTCAAGAAAGGCCAGATCATCGAGAGCATCAACGGCAGGGTGCTGGAGAAAATCGATCCGCGCATCATCCTCGGCGACATCATCACCGAAGCCGAGGCGAAGGACGGCAGTGTTGTCCTGAAAATCAAGGATGAGGGCGATGTCACCGTGAACATCCCGGTGATGGGCGCATACAGCCCCACATGGCCGGTCAACTGCCCCAAGTCCGATAAGATTGTCAGGAACCTCGCCGACCTCATCGCGAAACAGGACGCACCCAAATGGGGCTCGGTCATTTTCCTGCTCTCTACCGGCGAGGACAAGGATCTCGAGGTGGTGAAACGCTGGATGAAGGACATCAAGAACCTCGGCGGGATGAATTGGTCGAGGGGTTACATGGGCTGGGGGCTTTGCGAATATTACCTGCGCACCGGCGACGCGAGCGTGCTCCCCATCATCAAGCAAGAGACCGAGGAACTCAGGAAGCACATGTTCAGCGGCGGCTGGAGCGGACGCGGTGCGCCGGCGTCATTCACCTACTCCGTCGGCACCGGGCAGGTCCACGCCTCCGGTGTCAACTGCATGACCTTCCTCATCATGGCCAAGCTCTGCGGCGTGGAGGTGGACAAATACATGTTCGATGAGACTTTCTCACAGTTCTACCGCTTCGCCGGCCACGGCAACGTCGCCTACGGAAACACCCTCCCCGAGGGCGGCTTCCGCGACAACGGCAAGACCAGCGGCCTGGCGCTCGGGCTCGGTGCTGCGGCCATGGTTGACCCGAAGGGCGAGGACTCGGTGTTCGCAAAAGCCCGCGACAACTCGGCGATGAAAGCCTTCTACGCCACCAACTGGTTCCACGCCGCCCACACCGGCGGCGGCATGGGCGAGATCTGGCACCACGCCGCCGTCAGCCAGATGCGCGAGAAACGCCCCACTCCCTACCGCTCCTACCTCGACACCCGCCGCTGGGTCATGGATCTCTCCCGCCGCTTCGACGGCGGCATCGGCATCGCCGGCATGGACGACCGCTACGACCGCTCCGCCACCGAGGACAACATGGACTGGGGCACCTTTTTCGCCCTCACCTACACCTACCCCCGCAAAACACTCCAGCTCTTCGGCGCACCCCGCAGCAAGTTCGCGAAAAACATGCCCCTCGAGCGCCCCTGGGGCAACGCGGCCGACGACGCCTTCCACTCCATCGAACCCATCCCCGGCGGCGGACCGCTCACCCTTGAGGACCTGCTCAACGAGACCGTGGTGAAGGACGCATCCGTGGCTGCCATCGCCGCGCTCACCGCCCCGGATCTGGCCGACGAAACCCTCCTCCGCTACATCCAGCACCCGGAATACGACCTCCGCAGCATGGCCATGGATCAGGTGGTGCGGCGCGGCAAGGTGGAGCTGGTCGTCCCTCTGCTGAAATCCGACGACCCGCGCCTGCGCCAGGCGGGCCTGCTGGCCCTGACCGGGATGTTCAAGGGCAGCCCCCTTCCGCCCGACAAGGTGACTCCCGAAATGCTGGATCTCGCCGGACGTATGGTCGAGAACCCCGATGAATCGTGGTGGGTCGCCCTACACGCCATCAATGCCCTGGCCCGCGCCAACCCCGAGGTGATCGCCAAGCACCGCGAGCGCCTGCTGGAATTCCTCGACTACAAATGCACATGGTTGCAGCCCGCCGCCGTGGTCGCCCTCTCGAAGATCGCCACCGACCCCGCGCATTACAAAACCGTGCTGCCGGCCATCGTCAGGGTATCGTCCGCTTTCCGGGTGGATCACGCCTCATACCAGACCTCGAAGGCCATCTCCGATGCATTGAAAACAGCCAGCCCCGAGGTGAAAGCCTTTGCTTCCGCGCTGCTCAAGGAAACCTACGCATCCATGCCGCCCGTGCTCGCGGAGCCGAACACGGGCGCCGTCCTCGGGGGAGGCGGCAGGGTCGTCCGCTCCCGGATCGGCGATGTACTGCGGCAGACACCCGGCGGCGAGGAATTCGTCCACCGTATCCCCAAAACCACGCTCGCCTCATACATCAGCGGCAAGGATGAGGACATGTATTCCTACGACGGGAAATTCATCCCCAACCCGGCGCTTGTCGGCACCTGGGCATGGGCGGTTTGGCCGCAACCGGCGAACCCGTCCGAAATCGACAAGTGCATCGCCAACTATCTCAAGGGGAAAAAAGGCAAGGATCCCACCAAGGTCGAGGGTTCCAAGGATACGCTCCAGCTCCTCGATGGCGGGAAAACCGCCAGGTCGAAATACTTCGGCGGCTATTTCTGGTCGGGCGACATGCTCATCGGCGACAACGACGGCCAGGCGCTCAAGATGGAGCTTCGCAAGGTCGACGGCGTGGATTTCCTCATCATCGAAAAGGGCGGCTACAATGTCGCCCCTGTCACCGAGGAGCAGGCGACCGCCAAGGTGCCTGCGGACTGGCACTGCGGATTCCATATATACGTCAGGCAGTGA
- a CDS encoding replication-associated recombination protein A, translating into MRPRTLGEVLGQDHILGEGKLLRRAIEADRFASLIFYGPPGTGKTSLANVIAKTTGSRFESLNGVESNVAEIREKIAQAKMNQDLRGETTILFIDEIHRFNKAQQDVLLPHLERGTVRFIGATTHNPYFYVNSPLVSRSQIFQLEAVDESSIRKLLENAIADPERGLGKMEITHEPEALAHLAKLSDGDVRKALTALELATVSPGGNIHITLAIAEESIQRKAVHYGEDGHYDTISAFIKSIRGSDPDAALYWLAKMLHAGEDPRFISRRLVISASEDIGLADSGALRVALDAHHALEFVGMPEGRIPLAHATVYLATSPKSNTTYKALGAAISDVETGRTLAVPERLRTPTSKKLTGKPEDAMRYLYSHDYEGHYVPQAYLPEGRTYYHPGDQGLEKRIKERLEFWRNSAKATDPGH; encoded by the coding sequence ATGCGCCCGCGCACGCTCGGCGAGGTGCTCGGCCAGGATCATATCCTCGGTGAGGGCAAGCTCCTCCGCCGCGCCATCGAGGCGGACCGCTTCGCCTCCCTCATCTTCTACGGCCCGCCGGGCACGGGGAAAACCTCGCTCGCCAATGTCATCGCCAAGACCACCGGCTCGCGCTTCGAGTCGCTCAACGGCGTTGAGTCAAACGTCGCCGAAATCCGCGAAAAGATCGCCCAGGCGAAGATGAACCAAGACCTGCGCGGAGAGACAACCATCCTTTTCATCGACGAGATCCACCGCTTCAACAAAGCCCAGCAGGATGTCCTCCTGCCCCACCTGGAGCGCGGCACCGTCCGCTTCATCGGCGCAACCACCCACAACCCCTACTTCTACGTCAACTCCCCCCTCGTATCCCGCTCCCAGATTTTCCAACTGGAGGCCGTCGATGAAAGTTCCATCAGGAAGCTCCTGGAAAATGCCATCGCCGATCCCGAACGCGGCCTCGGGAAAATGGAAATCACCCACGAACCGGAAGCCCTCGCCCATCTGGCGAAGCTCTCCGACGGCGACGTCCGCAAAGCACTCACCGCCCTTGAGCTCGCCACCGTTTCCCCAGGGGGAAACATCCACATCACCCTCGCCATCGCCGAGGAATCAATCCAGCGCAAGGCCGTCCACTACGGCGAGGACGGCCACTACGACACGATCTCAGCCTTCATCAAATCGATCCGCGGCTCCGATCCCGATGCCGCCCTCTACTGGCTCGCCAAGATGCTCCACGCCGGCGAAGACCCGCGCTTCATCTCCCGCCGCCTCGTCATCTCCGCTTCCGAGGACATCGGCCTTGCAGACAGCGGAGCCCTGAGGGTCGCCCTCGACGCCCACCACGCCCTCGAATTCGTCGGCATGCCCGAAGGCCGCATCCCCCTCGCCCACGCCACCGTCTATCTGGCGACCTCCCCGAAATCCAACACCACCTACAAAGCCCTCGGGGCCGCGATCTCGGATGTGGAAACCGGCCGCACCCTCGCCGTGCCGGAGCGCCTCCGCACCCCGACCTCGAAGAAACTCACCGGCAAGCCCGAGGACGCCATGCGCTACCTCTACTCCCACGATTACGAAGGCCACTACGTCCCCCAGGCCTACCTCCCCGAAGGCCGCACCTACTACCACCCCGGCGACCAAGGCCTCGAAAAACGGATCAAGGAAAGGCTGGAGTTCTGGAGGAACTCCGCCAAAGCCACCGATCCCGGGCATTGA
- a CDS encoding methyltransferase domain-containing protein — protein sequence MRKTGDFQTRFQKISVWKSPLSTEFRVAGAIHASFHQKRFLTGLAWDLIAAGALLHPSGKPASVLMLGVAGGTALRTLRHLLPEAELTGIDLDAELIALAREEMELGESGAEIVIADAYSWMKSNTRKFDVIIDDLYLAGDEDVFRAETCDGNWLGLTQRSLAPGGILAINLVTGSGHRAKQSATRRLICGRFPCVRSLRSEESMNEILVAGENVAAGSALRRHAGAFTDWRDRMFWNRITGRKLR from the coding sequence GTGAGAAAGACCGGCGATTTCCAGACCCGCTTCCAGAAGATCTCCGTCTGGAAATCGCCTCTCTCCACCGAGTTCCGCGTGGCCGGGGCCATCCATGCCTCGTTCCACCAAAAACGTTTCCTCACCGGCCTTGCCTGGGATCTCATTGCGGCGGGTGCGCTGCTCCACCCCTCCGGGAAACCCGCATCCGTACTAATGCTCGGCGTTGCGGGCGGAACCGCGCTGCGCACCCTGCGCCACCTGCTGCCGGAGGCTGAGCTCACCGGCATCGATCTCGATGCCGAGCTCATCGCCCTCGCCCGCGAGGAGATGGAACTCGGGGAAAGCGGCGCGGAGATCGTCATCGCCGATGCCTACTCCTGGATGAAATCCAACACCCGGAAGTTCGATGTCATCATCGACGATCTCTACCTTGCGGGCGATGAGGATGTGTTCCGCGCGGAAACCTGCGATGGGAATTGGCTCGGGCTCACACAGCGCTCCCTGGCACCCGGCGGCATCCTTGCGATCAACCTTGTCACCGGCTCCGGCCACCGGGCGAAGCAAAGCGCGACGCGCAGGCTCATCTGCGGGCGTTTCCCCTGTGTCCGCTCGCTGCGCTCCGAGGAAAGCATGAACGAGATCCTGGTTGCCGGGGAAAACGTTGCCGCCGGATCGGCCTTGCGGCGACATGCCGGAGCCTTCACCGACTGGCGCGACCGCATGTTCTGGAACCGCATCACGGGCCGGAAACTGAGGTGA
- a CDS encoding bifunctional folylpolyglutamate synthase/dihydrofolate synthase: protein MDYEEAIDWLFGTQTFGIKLGLDGPRNLLKECLAFPAHGVQVAHVAGTNGKGSTCAMMDSVARACGRRTGLFTSPHLIDYRERMRVSGLMIPKERCAELLTEVRAVCERLEVHPTFFEISLAVAMRWFRERDCELIILETGMGGRLDATTAVPADVCVISPIGLDHMQWLGDTLGKVAAEKAGIFLEGVPAVSSPQDTEAKLVLEKEANERRTPLDFIGAPLEGYGIGLAGEHQKWNAALALAALHKLGMRLGYESVVEGLGKVSWPGRFERILSEGTEVILDGAHNPHAAKVLRQTWLAEIGGGKGTLLFGAVESKDVSGILAELAGLTARMIFCKVGTMRGLPVEDLLHALPEGAEADCHGNFHDAMEAARKHGGPVLVAGSLYLVGEARAELLGGEFLASAQ, encoded by the coding sequence ATGGACTATGAGGAAGCGATAGATTGGCTGTTCGGGACGCAGACCTTCGGGATCAAGCTGGGGCTGGATGGGCCGAGGAACCTGCTGAAGGAATGCTTGGCCTTTCCGGCGCACGGGGTGCAGGTGGCACATGTTGCGGGGACGAACGGGAAGGGTAGCACCTGTGCGATGATGGACAGCGTGGCGCGGGCTTGCGGGAGGCGCACGGGGCTTTTCACCTCCCCGCACCTGATCGACTACCGGGAGCGGATGCGGGTTTCCGGCCTGATGATTCCGAAGGAACGGTGTGCGGAGCTGCTGACGGAGGTTCGGGCCGTATGCGAGCGGCTGGAGGTGCACCCGACGTTTTTCGAGATCAGCCTGGCGGTGGCTATGCGCTGGTTCCGCGAAAGGGACTGCGAGCTCATCATCCTGGAGACCGGGATGGGCGGGCGGCTGGATGCGACCACGGCGGTGCCGGCGGATGTCTGCGTGATCTCGCCGATCGGGCTGGATCACATGCAGTGGCTGGGCGACACCTTGGGGAAAGTGGCGGCGGAGAAGGCGGGGATTTTCCTGGAGGGGGTGCCGGCCGTTTCGTCGCCGCAGGATACGGAGGCGAAGCTTGTGCTGGAGAAGGAGGCGAACGAGCGCAGGACGCCGCTGGATTTCATCGGGGCGCCGCTGGAGGGATATGGGATCGGCCTTGCTGGGGAGCACCAGAAATGGAACGCCGCGCTGGCGCTGGCCGCGCTGCACAAGCTGGGGATGAGGCTGGGATATGAAAGCGTCGTGGAGGGGCTGGGCAAGGTTTCGTGGCCCGGGAGGTTCGAGAGGATCCTTTCGGAAGGCACGGAGGTGATCCTCGATGGCGCCCACAATCCCCATGCGGCCAAGGTGCTGCGGCAGACGTGGCTGGCGGAAATCGGCGGGGGAAAAGGGACCTTGCTCTTCGGCGCGGTGGAATCGAAGGACGTTTCCGGGATACTGGCGGAGCTGGCCGGGCTGACGGCGCGGATGATTTTCTGCAAGGTCGGAACCATGCGGGGCTTGCCGGTGGAGGATTTGCTCCATGCATTGCCGGAGGGGGCGGAGGCGGATTGCCACGGGAATTTCCACGATGCGATGGAAGCGGCGCGGAAACACGGCGGCCCGGTGCTGGTGGCCGGATCGCTCTATTTGGTGGGTGAGGCGCGCGCGGAGTTGCTGGGCGGGGAGTTTTTGGCGAGCGCGCAGTAG